The proteins below come from a single Xiphophorus hellerii strain 12219 chromosome 14, Xiphophorus_hellerii-4.1, whole genome shotgun sequence genomic window:
- the LOC116732632 gene encoding uncharacterized protein LOC116732632 isoform X3, with protein sequence MEKKMKTQKDILEYLLELLLVLLLEHSSSSSPSSYTVLYVAAEVNKFFHAGTTSLKMNKGEMMEIAEEMVTKEMELSKYLYRTWNNQTKMCESS encoded by the exons atggaaaagaaaatgaaaacgcAGAAGGACATTCTGGAG TACCTGCTGGAGTTATTGTTggtgttgttgttggagcactCATCATCATCCTCGCCGTCATCATATACTGTGCTGTACGTCGCTGCAGAGGTGAACAAA TTTTTCCATGCTGGAACAACAAGTCTCAAAATGAACAAAGGAGAAATGATGGAG aTCGCAGAGGAAATGGTAACCAAGGAGATGGAGCTGAGCAAATACCTTTACAGAACCTGGAACAACCAAACCAAAATGTGTGAATCATCCTGA